The Brachypodium distachyon strain Bd21 chromosome 4, Brachypodium_distachyon_v3.0, whole genome shotgun sequence nucleotide sequence CCTCAACTTTCCAACTTCCACAAAATTGAATGCGTACTTGCAAAATCTACGGGCAGACATTAAGTCATATACATAGAAAATCTGCATCCTGTATAGTTATTTTTCATGTACTCCTTAAAATTATGGGCTTTTAATTTCCTTTCTAATTTCAGGCTGGATTTTTCTTGATTCAATATGCTGACCTGTGGCAAGAACATCTTGACAAGCTTTTCAACTTGCATACGTCTGGGAAGCTAAAGGTATGTTTTATattgtgtattttctgtttgGCGCTCTTGGTGATGATAGTCCGATGAACTGGCAGTAACCAGACAGTTATGCCGGGATTGAATATTTCAAGAAGGACCTGCTTTTGATAACAGGGCAGAAATCTTAGCAACAGACACAAAGCAAAGATTGTCAATTAGAAGGGAACTATTGATATCATCGGACTGGTCAGCAGGGCGCGTTGCTCTCTGCTCACTACGTCTCCCTGACCCGCTCTCTCCTCCacacaccccccccccccaccccaccccaacACAGTCCACtgcccttcctcctccacttTCCCTCGGTTCTAGATGGATGGAGGCCGCTTAGCTCGGTTCTCAAAATTGCTTTTGTGTTGTTGCATACGTTTGTTTTTTGTGTTGCATATGCTGccatcatttttttctcaatgatttgctgcataaaaaaaatatgtgtgtGTACTTGAAATATTGCAACACTTACGCACTTTCTTCAACCAACCAAGGGGGTATGTTGCAACGATGTTGCATATGCACCAAAAATGCTGTGATCAAGATTTTGATGTTGTGATGATTGAACGGTCCAAATTGATCACTTAATCTGATCAAAGAATCAGGGAAGGGGGCTGATTTTCCACGCTCTGCCCGACCAGCGTTGAGTGGTCCCCTATTTAAAAACATTTCCTGTAATATTATTGTAAGCAATTGACAAAGTGGATAGCACTGTCCCAGTTGCCATGTCGCCTGTTTTAACGAGAAAGGGAATCTTAATTTCGAAACATTCTTGACTGAATCAATACTGGATGCTTATATCTCTCCATAATACGTTTTTCTATTCTAACTTAGCTTATTGCACACCACATACAACAGGTTTCTCTTGACCCTAAGAAATTCTTAGGTGTTGCTTCCGTGCCGGATGCGGTAGAATATCTTCATTCTGGCAGGAGCGTTGGCAAGGTACCACCGTTCCCATAAACTCACAACAACAGAAATGCCTTTCTTGTCATTGTATTTAACAttacctttttttgttttggaacTTCTTCAGGTGGTTGTCTGCGTTGATCCAGCATACAGTCAGACCCTTGCTAGGCTGTAGTCTTTACAGATACCATATGAGCTGCATCTTCAAGATCTCAGAGTATTGCACAGTAATAGTGGataaatgctactccctccgtcccatgaTTCTTGTcactgttttagtacaaaattgaactactgaaacaacgacaagaattatggaacggagggagtagattacAGGTACAGACAGCGTTGACGTTCTTCCatttagtgtttttttttgtctatcTGGGTCAATCATATGAATAATTGCTctctccgacccatattacttgttttagatttagtacaaagttatattaaatcagtgacaagtaattccggccggagggagactccctccgtccaacaaaagatgtctcaagtttattaaaatttgtttgtatctagacatgacttagtgtatagatgcattcaaatttgatggttgagacattcttgttggaccgagggagtactatatttcctcagtGCTGTGTGGATGTCTGTTTATTGATGTACGGCAAGACTGAGTATATGGAAGAGTAAAACATTGAGTTGGTGTATATCATGGTGATCAGGTTCTATTTGAATGGTGTAATCTGTAGAACTACCAGGTTTTTCTTACTCCTGCTGACCAATATGGACACAGAGATACAAGGGCCTACCTTACTCTTCTGATATCTGATATTTTAAAAAGAAACTTTCTTTTGTAGTACGgttcaaaattgaaatgatTGTCGTCTGATAGGTTGAGATGAAATTGGAGAAAAGGACAATTTACGCACATAACGACACTTTTGCTTCGGACAAACGTACAAGTTAAAGCACAGAGTACTGAAACATCGAAACATCTACTGACTTGCATGGTGAGCTTTACAGGATTAGCCATCATGTGAACATAATTACAGCTAAAGCATGACAGGGTAAATACAAAAGAATGATTAAAAGGACACAGTGTGGCCTGTGCTTCTGACAGCCTGACACTTGACTGGCTGTTGCGGCATCTTCACAGGCTTACCCGGACCCACTCGTACCGACCGTCCATCGGAGCGTCCTTGACGACGTCATAGTTGTACCTTAAACAAAACCAGAAGATCCAAACCTTACAACACTGGTCAAGATATTTGCAAATAATTGCTTGAGCTGAGTTGACATAACTAAAATTGGGTCAAATTTTGTCCTTCCAAATTTCCTACCACTACCGCAACTCGATTTTTCTTTACTGAAGTCCAGCATGAAAACCCCTCTTTTCCAGTAGGACTTAAATCTCCCTATCCGTGGATGGATTTTGCTCAAATCCTACGCTAGCGCCAGCAACGTTCCtttccaagaaaaagaagcagtAGCAACACTCTGCAACAGAGAATCGCAGGGCAAGCCACATGCTGGAGTAACACTTGGCTTGGCATTTTCACCGTCTGCGAGCGCAACACCACACTGACAGAATTACAGGCCCACTGCCGtgcgtgctgctgctcctcaaAGCTATAAATAAATCCACAGTCCGAGCCTCACAGCTGACTGAAATCggtgatgcaatgcaaacgCATGTGTAACTCACTTGGCCGCGAAGCGCCTTGCCACGCTGCTCTCCGCCGCGGCGAAGAacgcctccatctcctcctccggcggcgacctccccttctttgccttcttgggcctgcatgcatgcgcaaGGCAAGGGACAGCACGCACGcaaggagaagagagaagtTATTAGCCACGGCGTTTACAAAACAAAACTCCATGTACAGGAGCACACACGTACACAGCTTCGAGgcaagggaggaggagagtgAGATACTGACAGGTCGGCGCCCACAATGTCGCTGTCGCGCTTACTGCAGCTCGACACTGCCGTGACGgccgcggctgcggcggcggtggcggcggccatgccttttttttttcttcctcttcttcttctttggcttagctctctcttttttccgtCTTGGCGAGGCTAAACCACGCGCCCGTGAGAGTCGTTGGGTGTTACGGGATGGGTGGGATGGGAACGGGAGGGGATAACGCTGGGATTAGGTGGGAAAACGTGGAGGCTTATGGGTGGGCCGTCCCGGCCGAGGCCAGAGATTCCGAGCCGTAATTAACAGCTTCCGGTTCTAGCTGTTGTGCAACTTCTGCCGGCGGGCCAGTCCCGAGGTTACACATCAAGATCGTAGTCGAACACACACAATCACGAAATACAGTAAAATAGATGAACACCAGGAAGtagagaggaacatgagctCTTATTAATTTCTGATCTCAAGTGTACGTACAAGGGGTAGCCTCCTCTCTTTTATATAGGCTCAATGGATAAAAGCCCACAACAAACTATTAGGTGGAGAAACGAGTCAACAGGAGAGGTTGGTGGGGAGCACACGACTCGGTGGCCACCCCACCCGTCATTGGTTcctcaacactcccccttggGCGATTATCCGTACGCCATATGCCTCAAAAACTCCGAAAAAACCCAGtgaaaaaaacacatgaaGAAAGAGAGCATAGCATACGTTGCTATGTTGCACAGATTGTCTCGTTAAAAACCTCATGCgagaaacacaagaaaactCGCAGAGGGAAAAAGAGTATAACCTACTGAATCTCCAAGACGAGTACTTGATGGCCATGATCAAGATTTAACGATGAGTATGTGAAgtatccccccccccccgaacCTTGCATCTCCCTAAGTCTTAACATACCGATTCCACGCACACACCTTTCAAAAGTGGATGCTGGTACTGACTTGGTGAACAAATCAGCAAGATTTTCACACGACTTAGTATGGAAGACCTTTACCTCGTTCATCTTTTGCAACTCATGTGCATAGAAAAACTTAGGATTTATATGCTTGGTGAGATTACTCTTCACATAACCTGTTTGTACTTGTGCAACACAAGCTGCATTATCTTCATAGATAATGGTGGGGGTTTGGACGGTATTCAGCCCATAGGTCTACTGAATGTGGCGAACCATCCGTCGAAGCCATACACACTCACGTGATGCTTCATATAGTGCTATGATTTCTGAGTGATTCATCGAATTCGATACAAGACTTTGCTTTGAAGATTTCCATGAAACAGTTCCACCACATAGAAAAACATATCCAGTCTGAGACTTGGATGTATGCGCGTCCGACAAATACCCAGCATCGGCATAGCCTATCAAAGATAGGTCTTGATTCCTTCTGTAAAATAGGCCAAGATTTTTGGTCCCTTGCAGGTACCGAAAGACATCCTTAACACCTTTCCAATGCCTTTTGGTAGGTTGAGAGCTGTACCTAGCCAGCAAATTGACGGCGAACGCAATGTCCGGCCGTGTACAATTCGCGAGGTACATGAGTGCTCCAATAGCACTCGGATAAGTAAATTCTGAACCCAAAACTtcctcccccttttttttcggCCTGCAAGGGTCCTTGTCTTGCTGTAATGACCGCCCAATCATGAGAGTCTTTGAAAGATATGCCTtgtcaaatccaaatctttcCAACACCTTTTGAGTGTAGGTAGACTGGTGCACTAGAATCCCATCATGGGAATGTTCCAGTTGCAAACCTAGacagaacttggttttacccaaatcctTCATCTTAAATTCCGACTTCAAGTAGGAACTTAATTCCTCAATATCCTCAGGTTACCGATGATATTCAAATCATCTACGTATATCGAGATTATACATAatccatcttgggatcgcCGTATAAATACACATGGGCAATTTTCATTGCTCGTGTAGCCCTTTTCATGTAGAAAATCGCTCAGGCGATTATACCACATTCTACCCGACTGTTTAAGTCCGTACAGTGACTTCCTGAGTTGAACACTGTATAAACTTCTGTTTGCTCTGTCTTGGTTCAGAACCGGGAGACCATCAGGTATCCTCATATAAATGTCCGAATCCAAGTTACCACACATGTAAGCAGTAACAACAtccatcaatttcatttttaagtCCATATTGACTGCCATTGAGATCAAATATCTAAAGGTAATTCCATCCATGACCGGGGAATAGGTTTCCTCATAATCGACCCTAGGTCGTTGAGTAAACCCCTGAGCGAGCAACTAACCTTGCTTTGTACCGTACTACctcattattttcatttctcttgcggACAAATACCCACTTATAGCTGACAGGCCGTACGTGGGGAGGGGTTCGACACACAGGTCCAAAAACCTCTCTTTTGTGCAGAAATAATAATTCGGTAGCTATTACCTTCTGCCAATCTTTCCAATCCGACCTCTTCTTACAATCAGCGAGCGAGTTAGGCTCGGGGTCAAGATCGATGATTGCGGCAATTTTCTTAGCAAAGTTTATGTCGACATTAGCAGTCGCTCGGTTTATTGATTCTCCCGTGTTAACATAATCTATGGGCATGTCACACCAGTGGCTCCCGGGGTAcaaccgttgcgcgacgcgtgggccccgtctccgagttcccgAGAGGATTCCGTCCCGGGCAGCGGCCacgagctgcccggcaagctactagcccggaagggctagcggggcttcggggaatattcccgcttggaCACCTCCcaggaagccgcttcccgggaggggggttcccgggtgcgtttggcctgggcgcttcccggggagcgacttcccgggagggggagTTCCCGAGCGCAGGCTCCCgccacaagggtggggcccagcggacagagcaacggcgccacgtgggcgcgtggcAGGCGTCGGATGCGcagtctcaccagggcgaggagtgaggcgcacggcgcattaaatgagccgacaggaggggcgttacccgtccaaatcaggtgaacagtggatGTCCAGTCCTACCTTTAgagttttagacccctagcagcggaggtggcgtccatgcatgccaccagctcaccgagggggaATGGCATGTCTCCTTGAtcgacacttgtaatgcatgcaccgcgGCACCTGTGTAAGGGGGGCGCGGCCAACCACGCGCGGGACGGGTGCGCCCttcccggggacgcgacagggctcgcgcggaggagcagcgcgagtccgactgcacttgtggcgacgagccgggcttccaggagcctcgcggcgtcgcctgcatccatgggggagcctatgccctcccatcccacgccgcggtgaagcgcctcacccgcgtcgtgtgcgcgctgttgccggacacagagccgcaacagccgctgaggtggtcacatgtgccgatcaccttcagccctgacgatcacccagtgcggcagctgggttcaggggtaatacccttcgttgTCTCACCAATCAtcagcaatatgacggtgaccaaggtactggtggacaacggagtggggcttaacctcctgtccgccaggctggtggagaaactccagttgccggtggagcagctgaagcccactgacccgttccggggggtgaaccccgggatcgtgcgcccacTAGGGTGCATCATGCTGCCGGtaaccttcgggtcccgggaagcgtttaggatcgaacacatagtgttcgacgtggcacacaccccgttgccctacaacgggatccttggtcggccagcgctgatcaagttcatggcggctacaCATTGCGcgtatggcgtgatgaagatgctgtCCATATAtggagttctctccatcaggtgcgacctcaagtacgcggcttggtgcgttggcgaggtcgtcagggtcgccgccgcagctgacgccggtgaTGAAGACGCTGCCGGAGACGACAGCtcgccgggcgatgccccggcaacgaagaaggcccgcgccaccctgcaagagcttgccgggggaagcgcaggctcgagctcgcgccccggcaaggggcagaagctccgggaggaggctgccaaggtgaagaaactgcccctccaagccggcaacaagggatgcaccgtcaccgtcggtgggaaccttactgccgaatagaaaagcgccctcatcactttcctccgggataacaccgacgtgttcgcttgggaaccgttggatcttcccggagtccccagggaggtgattgagcatcggctcgcggtgcgcccggacgcgcgccccgtcaagcagaagattcggcggcaagcacaagagcgtaaagagttcatcaagcaggaggtggacaacctcaaggctgccggggctatcagggaagttctgtgcCCCACTTGGTTGGCTAACCCTGTACTAGTGCCCAAAGCAGGGaacaagcttcgcatgtgcgtagattttactgatcttaatcatGCATGCCCCAaagatcccttccctgtaccccgtatcgatcaaatagttgattctaccgctggttgtgacttgctgagttttctggatgctttttccggctaccatcaaattaagatgcgGTCGAACACGAGgaaaaaacagcgttcatcaccccggttggctgctattgttatacatgcatgcctttcgggttgaagaacgcgggctcaacctTTCAGCGCGCGTTGCCCGAATGTTTGGGCCCTAGCTAGGCCacaacgtggaggcctacatggatgacatcgtcatcaaatcgaagaacggggactcgctgattgatgacctgcgggaaacgtttgataacctccgcaggatcaagctcaagttgaaccccgagaagtgcaccttcggtgtgaACTCCGGTCAGCTTCttggtttcttggtttcacataGGGTTATACAAGCGAACCCGAGCAAGATAgaggccatcgagaagatggaggctccccgcaaggtgaaagatgtccagcgcctcaacggctgcgttgccgcgtcgggacgcttcatctcaaggctggccgaacgcgccctgcctttcttcaaggtgatgaagaagaagggtctaGTTGACTGGACTCCTGAGGCCGAGACGGCGCtccgggaactcaaacagtacctgaggtcgccgcccgtcctcgtcgcccccaagccgggcgagccgctgctactctacctagcagcgactgaccaggtggtcagctcggtgctggttgccgagagggaggaagatgtcccagggactgaggctgcggggcagggggctgagcggcccccagcaaccgccttggacccagggaccacccccgagctgGCAGCTTCCGCACCGCGTAAGCGATTAGTGCAGCACCGAGTGTatttcgtcagcacggtgctgcgcgacgcgcgaacaaggtacccgcaagtacagaagctcctcttggggattctccttgtgTCCTGCAAGCtacgccattactttcaggcgaaccgcatcacggtggtgtcggggttctgccttgagcgatctctcaccaaccgtgaagccaccgggaggatggccgaatggaggatggagctgtcggagttcaaCCTCCACTTCatcaactccaagagcatcaagagtacggccttggcggacttcgtcgcggaatggacgtcgacgagcgtggaagagaatgagccggagaccagcctgcccggcaagctggacgaggaccgttgggtcctctacttcgacggcgcgttcagtctccaaggagctggcgccggggtcgtcatcgagtcaccgacaggggaccagttgaggttcgctgtccagctcgatttcccgaactccaccaataacacggcggagtacgagggcttgctcgccgggttacgggcggcgatcgctctcgacatcaagcgcctagttgttcgcggggactcccagctcatgatcaaccaggtgaacaaggactacgactgcccgcagatggcaccgtacgtggaggaagtccgcaagctagaacataagttcaaaggtttgcgattcgagcatgtcaagcggaaggataacttcgctggtgacgagctggccaagatggcagcagagcgccggaagcctccggcgggggtgttctgccaaaagcaagcggctccttcagtcgcccccgagccggctgctggggacgcccctccggcaaccgaaggaaccccccccccccccgcagcaggggtccatgccgctgatatagcggcatgcgttggcagggagatccctccctgagcggtggaaatcgcccgttacttgaaaggggaggctctcccggaagatgacgttgtcGCGGAacgagtagcgcggcaagccaaaatgtacactgaggtggatggaaacctctaccgcaggcgtgcaaacggggtcaagctcatctgcgtgccgcgagacgaagggcgcgcactgttggaaaaaatacatcgaggcacatgctgacaccatgtggcctcccgggctttagccggcaaggcgtttcggcacggtttctactggcccacggccccgGCCaacgcggagcggc carries:
- the LOC100823207 gene encoding cyclin-dependent kinase inhibitor 6 gives rise to the protein MAAATAAAAAAVTAVSSCSKRDSDIVGADLPKKAKKGRSPPEEEMEAFFAAAESSVARRFAAKYNYDVVKDAPMDGRYEWVRVSL